The following are from one region of the Methanomassiliicoccales archaeon LGM-DZ1 genome:
- a CDS encoding heavy metal translocating P-type ATPase yields MFEIEVDCPHCAEKVEKAVSEVSGISNASVDFETQTMHIEVDDSIRGRYPEVLAAVSEAASAAEPDFKLSDVTERVADERARRHVFDIGACSPECADRAEAAVNELDEVEDARTDGARRRMYVTLRSEFDGIGGDVLEKVAETAVDAADGFSMKEIEDDGADPECPALPPKGAPAKHDGHGHEHGHEHEDSCACSCGAHHEHAAVDEHENTGSVQHTFVIDVDCPNCAMKVENAIAAMDEVESVRIDFVGKRMRLRLKPEFEKDYPMIIGKVEETARGAEDEFSMKETVPGKRPAEEEEEEGGKGMMPLRIAAAAVFIAFGIWLEYIDDYSLTHDSAVLAIIFGAGLAVIGYDVIIGGIRNLLKAGFLDEKFLMTVATVGALAVSCLDPDSDYWTESVAVMAFYQIGEYFEDRAVSRSRSNVKALMALKAPFATVVEDGKAVRKDPEEVAPGSELIIAPGEMVPIDCIVIKGESYADTKAMTGESVPRRIGPGDELLSGYIVTESAVSVRTVRRYEDSAAAKVLNLIEESSARKSSSEKFITRFARWYTPAVVGCALAIAAGGALLTDDPSGWVIKALIFLVVSCPCALVVSVPLTYFCGIGRASRENILIKGSSYIEMLAKTDRAVFDKTGTLTEGVFGVTAVRPAEGFSAEEIADAAACAESYSSHPIGRSIVSYAGGGIDPSRISDSKNLPGLGVSALVDGRAVYVGSRGLMAAEGIAVPDEQDSGGADVCIAIDGKYAGRIEISDSLKEDAASAVAELHAMGIESFMFTGDRERTAEHVAVELGMDGYSAELLPQDKTRRLEEVMAGTRGRTCFVGDGINDSPSLARADTGIAMGGIGSDSAVEAADAVIMDDRPSKVAEAIRISRKTQRIVAENIAMALAVKFAILILTPTTDLVTMWVAIFGDVGVLILAVCNSVRALGFGKKARGRGAAASA; encoded by the coding sequence ATCTTCGAGATCGAGGTGGACTGCCCTCACTGCGCCGAGAAGGTGGAGAAGGCCGTTTCCGAGGTCTCCGGGATATCGAATGCTTCGGTGGATTTCGAGACCCAGACGATGCACATAGAAGTGGACGATTCCATCAGGGGCAGGTATCCTGAGGTCCTCGCCGCTGTGAGCGAGGCCGCCTCCGCTGCCGAGCCCGATTTCAAGCTCAGCGATGTTACCGAAAGGGTCGCGGACGAAAGAGCCAGACGCCATGTTTTCGATATCGGCGCCTGCAGCCCCGAATGCGCGGACAGGGCCGAGGCCGCGGTAAACGAGCTCGACGAGGTCGAGGATGCCAGGACCGACGGCGCACGCAGAAGGATGTACGTCACCTTAAGGAGCGAGTTCGACGGCATCGGCGGGGATGTTCTGGAGAAGGTCGCGGAAACCGCGGTCGATGCCGCCGACGGCTTCTCCATGAAGGAGATCGAGGACGACGGCGCGGACCCTGAATGCCCTGCGCTTCCCCCGAAAGGCGCGCCCGCAAAGCATGATGGGCATGGACATGAGCATGGACATGAGCATGAGGACAGTTGTGCATGCTCATGCGGCGCCCATCATGAGCATGCCGCAGTGGACGAGCATGAGAACACCGGGTCCGTCCAGCACACGTTCGTGATCGATGTGGATTGCCCCAACTGCGCCATGAAGGTGGAGAACGCCATCGCCGCCATGGACGAGGTCGAGTCCGTTAGGATCGACTTCGTCGGGAAGAGGATGCGCCTCCGCCTGAAGCCGGAGTTCGAGAAGGATTATCCGATGATCATCGGAAAGGTGGAGGAGACCGCCCGCGGGGCCGAGGACGAGTTCTCCATGAAGGAGACCGTTCCGGGGAAGCGCCCTGCCGAGGAAGAGGAGGAAGAGGGCGGGAAGGGCATGATGCCCCTCCGCATAGCCGCCGCGGCCGTGTTCATAGCCTTCGGCATCTGGCTCGAGTACATCGACGATTACTCCCTGACCCACGACAGCGCTGTGCTGGCCATCATATTCGGAGCCGGCCTCGCCGTCATCGGGTACGATGTCATCATCGGGGGCATCAGGAACCTCCTGAAAGCAGGCTTCCTGGACGAGAAGTTCCTGATGACGGTCGCTACCGTCGGGGCCCTGGCCGTCAGCTGCCTGGACCCGGATTCGGATTACTGGACGGAATCCGTCGCTGTGATGGCGTTCTATCAAATCGGGGAGTATTTCGAGGACCGCGCGGTGAGCCGCAGCAGGTCCAACGTCAAGGCCCTGATGGCGCTGAAGGCCCCGTTCGCGACGGTCGTCGAGGACGGGAAGGCCGTAAGGAAGGACCCGGAGGAGGTGGCCCCGGGGAGCGAGCTCATCATCGCCCCCGGAGAAATGGTGCCGATAGACTGCATAGTAATCAAAGGGGAGAGCTACGCGGACACCAAGGCCATGACCGGCGAGTCGGTACCCAGACGCATCGGGCCGGGCGACGAGCTGCTTTCCGGGTACATCGTGACGGAGTCGGCGGTCAGCGTCCGCACCGTCCGCAGGTACGAGGACTCGGCGGCGGCCAAGGTCCTGAACCTGATCGAGGAGTCGTCCGCCAGGAAGTCGTCCTCGGAGAAGTTCATCACCCGCTTCGCCCGCTGGTACACCCCTGCCGTGGTCGGCTGCGCCCTCGCCATCGCCGCCGGCGGGGCCCTCCTCACCGACGATCCGTCCGGCTGGGTCATCAAGGCCCTGATCTTCCTGGTGGTCTCCTGCCCGTGCGCTCTCGTGGTCTCCGTCCCGCTCACCTACTTCTGCGGTATCGGCCGGGCCTCGAGGGAGAACATCCTCATCAAGGGCAGCTCCTACATCGAGATGCTCGCCAAGACGGACAGGGCGGTGTTCGACAAGACCGGGACGCTCACCGAGGGCGTCTTCGGGGTGACCGCCGTCAGGCCGGCGGAAGGGTTCTCGGCCGAGGAGATCGCGGACGCCGCCGCCTGCGCCGAGTCCTACTCCAGCCACCCCATCGGGAGGTCGATAGTCTCGTACGCCGGGGGCGGCATCGATCCCTCCAGGATCTCCGACTCCAAGAACCTGCCCGGGCTGGGCGTGAGCGCGCTGGTCGACGGCAGGGCGGTCTACGTCGGGAGCAGGGGGCTGATGGCCGCCGAGGGCATCGCCGTGCCGGACGAGCAGGATTCCGGAGGGGCAGACGTCTGCATAGCCATCGACGGGAAGTACGCCGGGCGCATCGAGATATCTGACTCCCTCAAGGAGGATGCGGCGTCCGCGGTGGCCGAGCTGCACGCGATGGGCATCGAATCCTTCATGTTCACCGGGGACCGCGAGCGGACGGCCGAGCATGTCGCCGTGGAGCTGGGCATGGACGGGTACAGCGCCGAGCTGCTCCCCCAGGACAAGACACGCCGCCTGGAGGAGGTCATGGCCGGGACCCGCGGCAGGACCTGCTTCGTGGGCGACGGGATAAACGACTCCCCCTCGCTCGCGAGGGCGGACACCGGCATCGCCATGGGCGGGATCGGATCGGATTCCGCCGTGGAGGCGGCGGACGCCGTCATCATGGACGACAGGCCTTCCAAAGTCGCCGAGGCGATCAGGATATCGAGGAAGACCCAGAGGATCGTGGCGGAGAACATCGCCATGGCCCTGGCGGTGAAGTTCGCCATCCTGATACTCACCCCGACCACCGACCTGGTCACGATGTGGGTGGCCATCTTCGGGGATGTGGGCGTGCTCATCCTGGCGGTCTGCAACTCCGTCCGCGCCCTCGGGTTCGGGAAGAAGGCCCGCGGCAGGGGCGCCGCGGCCTCCGCCTGA
- a CDS encoding heavy metal translocating P-type ATPase: protein MSSLGEEEEYCSSCYAEEEELGESISGHLGARIAVGLCFVALGLYTEYVDDFGLSGAALRVIFLIGLLIVGWDVIAEGVRNVCGHLSLDEKMLMSIAALAALCIGYWTESVAVMTFYQIGEVFEGAAVGRSRTSVKALLALKAPYANVIRGDEVIKAAPEDVGIGETVLVKPGEMIPIDGTIVDGSGYIDSKAMTGESVPRHAGPGDSVLSGCISIDGALRIRTSCAYSDSASARVLKLIGESSARKSRPEKFITRFAKWYTPAVVALAALVAVIGSAADPGNWDDWVYRAVLCLVVSCPCALVVSIPLTYYCGIGRASREGILLKGSSYIESISKTEKVVFDKTGTLTEGVFEVVSVRPAEGFTAEELISLAASAESLSDHPIARSIVSYAGGAEGLPEATEGSAVPGMGVSAVVDGRKISAGNAAMMRQEGIAVPSADESKTNVFVAAGGVYAGLIVISDRIKADSAQAVSELRSMGISSYMFTGDSEKAASGLASELGLEGYRADMLPQDKTSALEELMKDTDGTVCFVGDGINDSPSLARADAGIAMGGIGSDSAVEAADAVIMDDRPSKVPAAVRISRHTQRIVLENIAVSLLIKFTILALTPTTDLVNMWVAIFGDVGVLIIAVCNSFRALGFSRKKDIKALEQARDKAPLSE from the coding sequence GTGAGTTCATTGGGCGAGGAGGAAGAGTACTGCTCCTCATGCTATGCCGAGGAGGAAGAGCTCGGAGAGAGCATCAGCGGGCACCTGGGGGCCAGGATCGCCGTCGGGCTGTGCTTCGTGGCGCTGGGCCTTTACACCGAATATGTCGATGATTTCGGCCTCAGCGGGGCCGCGCTCCGCGTGATATTCCTCATCGGCCTCCTCATCGTCGGCTGGGACGTCATCGCCGAGGGCGTCCGCAATGTCTGCGGGCACCTGTCCCTGGACGAGAAGATGCTGATGTCGATCGCGGCCTTAGCGGCCCTGTGCATCGGCTACTGGACCGAATCGGTGGCCGTCATGACCTTCTATCAGATAGGGGAGGTCTTCGAAGGGGCCGCCGTGGGGCGCAGCCGCACCAGCGTCAAAGCGCTCCTGGCACTGAAGGCCCCCTACGCCAATGTCATCCGCGGGGACGAAGTGATCAAGGCCGCCCCCGAGGACGTCGGGATCGGGGAGACCGTCCTCGTGAAGCCGGGGGAGATGATTCCCATCGACGGCACCATCGTCGACGGTTCAGGATACATAGATTCCAAGGCCATGACCGGCGAGTCGGTCCCCAGGCACGCCGGCCCGGGAGACAGCGTCCTGTCGGGATGCATAAGCATCGACGGCGCGCTCAGGATCAGGACCTCCTGCGCTTATAGCGACTCAGCCTCCGCCAGGGTCCTGAAACTCATCGGGGAATCTTCTGCCAGGAAATCGAGGCCCGAGAAGTTCATCACCCGCTTCGCCAAGTGGTACACGCCCGCCGTCGTCGCCCTGGCAGCGCTGGTGGCCGTCATCGGTTCGGCAGCCGACCCCGGCAACTGGGACGACTGGGTCTACAGGGCCGTGCTCTGCCTCGTGGTCTCCTGCCCCTGCGCGCTCGTCGTCTCCATACCCCTCACCTACTACTGCGGGATAGGCCGTGCCTCGAGGGAGGGCATCCTCCTCAAGGGGAGCTCGTACATCGAGTCCATCTCCAAGACGGAGAAGGTCGTGTTCGACAAGACCGGGACGCTCACCGAGGGCGTGTTCGAGGTCGTCAGCGTCAGGCCGGCCGAAGGTTTCACCGCCGAGGAGCTCATCTCCCTCGCAGCGTCGGCCGAGAGCCTCTCCGACCACCCGATCGCCAGGTCGATCGTCTCCTATGCGGGCGGCGCCGAGGGCCTGCCGGAGGCGACTGAAGGCTCCGCTGTCCCCGGCATGGGAGTGTCCGCAGTTGTAGACGGCAGGAAGATCTCCGCCGGGAACGCGGCCATGATGAGGCAGGAGGGCATCGCCGTTCCTTCCGCGGACGAATCCAAGACGAACGTCTTCGTGGCGGCCGGCGGCGTTTACGCCGGGCTCATCGTCATCTCCGACCGCATCAAGGCCGATTCGGCGCAGGCAGTCTCGGAACTGCGCTCGATGGGGATCTCGTCGTACATGTTCACCGGGGACTCCGAGAAGGCCGCTTCCGGGCTCGCATCGGAACTGGGTCTCGAAGGATATAGGGCGGACATGCTCCCGCAGGACAAGACCTCGGCGCTCGAGGAGCTCATGAAGGACACGGACGGCACTGTCTGCTTCGTCGGAGACGGCATCAACGATTCGCCCTCGCTCGCCCGCGCCGATGCGGGGATAGCGATGGGCGGGATCGGATCGGATTCCGCCGTGGAGGCGGCGGATGCCGTCATCATGGACGACAGGCCCTCCAAGGTCCCGGCCGCGGTGAGGATATCGAGGCATACCCAGAGGATCGTCCTGGAGAACATCGCGGTCTCCCTGCTCATCAAGTTCACCATCCTGGCGCTCACCCCGACCACGGACCTGGTCAACATGTGGGTGGCCATCTTCGGAGACGTCGGGGTGCTGATCATCGCTGTCTGCAACTCCTTCCGCGCCCTCGGGTTCTCCAGGAAGAAGGACATCAAGGCCCTGGAGCAAGCCAGAGACAAGGCGCCCCTGTCCGAGTGA
- a CDS encoding Hsp70 family protein produces MGEGSGSAGKGDVRIGIDLGTTYCAVAVFDAITSKADIVPNGLGKEMTPSVICFDGGETAIGDSAKEMQSEGRGAVAAFFKRHMGETDPIFEYMGKQYTAEDLSAILLRRLVEDTEKSLGRHVAGAVVTVPAYFNDIQRRATIRAAGAAGISVMKIVNEPTAAAVHYGYNHAGKKRLLVYDLGGGTFDASVVDADGDDISVLGTKGMHTLGGKDWDDILINMVCNRFQQQFDMDPRSDGAELEKLSVLCEDYKKMLTDEESISARIECFGKSGGENGSGYTITRSEFETESRWLLEETGDIVNELLKDLGLKPSDIDDAILVGGSSRMPMVRDYVASMGPWKVVVRRDAETAVAKGAAVLADMYSERPRSSVPNFSEVTSHSLGVLAADPEGNRYVNDVVIPIYSNIPCTGRRSLRIEPKNRTDVIEVYTLQGESDIPLDCAVTARYEIRGFENYGDSAVIDLEYSYSKEGTVQVSAMQNDKRLVVTPRPAPAADEIGWMGEAPGNRTVDVPIDSGIVICIDLSRSMEGNLQEVKEAVRDFVNKVTGPRTRVGLVGFADRVRTYIEMSSNTAPISSALADMKIGKLGRGTDASPLPVAEDMLFGTEGSRTVIILTDGRWGHRDRAVEEAEECRSNGIRVLAIGFGESDLSFLKQIASLSDAEKLASLGDLRRRFSTIATQMAADSDGLREEAS; encoded by the coding sequence ATGGGAGAGGGTTCCGGCAGCGCCGGCAAAGGCGATGTGCGCATCGGGATCGATCTCGGCACAACTTACTGCGCGGTGGCGGTGTTCGACGCCATCACCTCGAAGGCCGATATCGTCCCGAACGGACTGGGGAAGGAGATGACCCCCAGCGTGATATGCTTCGACGGCGGGGAGACAGCGATCGGCGACAGCGCCAAGGAGATGCAGTCCGAGGGCAGGGGCGCCGTGGCTGCGTTCTTCAAGCGCCATATGGGGGAGACGGACCCGATCTTCGAGTACATGGGGAAGCAGTACACCGCCGAGGACCTCTCGGCCATACTGCTCAGGCGCCTGGTCGAGGACACCGAGAAGAGCCTCGGGCGCCATGTGGCCGGCGCCGTCGTCACCGTGCCGGCGTACTTCAACGATATCCAGAGGAGGGCCACCATCCGCGCGGCGGGCGCCGCCGGGATCAGCGTGATGAAGATCGTCAACGAGCCCACGGCGGCCGCCGTCCATTACGGGTACAACCATGCGGGCAAGAAGCGCCTGCTGGTCTACGACCTGGGGGGCGGGACCTTCGACGCCTCCGTCGTCGATGCCGACGGCGATGACATCAGCGTTCTTGGCACCAAAGGCATGCACACCCTCGGCGGGAAGGACTGGGACGACATCCTCATCAACATGGTCTGCAACAGGTTCCAGCAGCAGTTCGACATGGACCCGCGCAGCGACGGGGCGGAGCTGGAGAAGCTCAGCGTGCTCTGCGAGGACTACAAGAAGATGCTCACCGACGAGGAGAGCATCAGCGCCCGCATCGAGTGCTTCGGCAAGAGCGGAGGGGAGAACGGCTCCGGGTACACCATAACCAGGAGCGAGTTCGAGACCGAGTCCCGCTGGCTGCTGGAGGAGACCGGCGACATCGTGAACGAGCTGCTGAAGGACCTCGGGCTCAAACCCTCCGACATAGACGACGCCATCCTCGTGGGCGGGTCCTCGCGCATGCCGATGGTCAGGGACTACGTCGCCTCCATGGGCCCGTGGAAGGTCGTCGTCCGCCGGGACGCGGAGACCGCGGTCGCCAAGGGGGCCGCCGTGCTCGCCGATATGTACTCCGAGAGGCCGAGGAGCTCGGTCCCCAACTTCTCCGAGGTCACCTCGCACAGCCTCGGCGTGCTCGCCGCCGACCCCGAGGGGAACCGCTACGTGAACGACGTGGTGATCCCCATCTACTCCAACATACCGTGCACCGGCCGGCGCTCGCTCAGGATAGAGCCGAAGAACCGCACCGATGTCATCGAGGTGTACACCCTGCAGGGGGAAAGCGACATACCCCTGGACTGCGCCGTGACCGCGCGCTACGAGATCCGCGGCTTCGAGAACTACGGCGATTCGGCCGTGATAGACCTCGAGTACTCCTACAGCAAAGAGGGGACCGTGCAGGTCTCGGCCATGCAGAACGACAAAAGGCTCGTCGTCACCCCCAGGCCCGCTCCCGCCGCCGACGAGATCGGATGGATGGGCGAGGCCCCCGGGAACCGCACCGTCGACGTCCCGATCGATTCCGGGATCGTCATCTGCATCGACCTGTCCCGCAGCATGGAAGGGAACCTGCAGGAGGTCAAGGAGGCCGTCAGGGACTTCGTGAACAAGGTGACCGGGCCGAGGACCAGGGTCGGGCTGGTGGGCTTCGCCGACAGGGTCCGCACCTACATCGAGATGTCCTCCAACACCGCGCCCATCTCCTCCGCGCTCGCCGACATGAAGATCGGGAAACTGGGCAGGGGGACCGATGCCAGCCCCCTGCCGGTGGCAGAGGACATGCTGTTCGGCACCGAGGGCAGCAGGACCGTGATCATCCTTACCGACGGGAGATGGGGGCACAGGGACCGCGCCGTCGAGGAGGCGGAGGAATGCAGGAGCAACGGCATCAGGGTGCTGGCCATCGGGTTCGGGGAGTCCGACCTCTCGTTCCTGAAGCAGATAGCGTCGCTCTCCGACGCCGAGAAGCTGGCGTCCCTCGGGGACCTGAGGCGCAGGTTCAGCACCATCGCGACGCAGATGGCGGCCGACAGCGACGGGCTGCGCGAGGAGGCGAGCTGA
- a CDS encoding metalloregulator ArsR/SmtB family transcription factor, with protein MSDEICDCETDEFVGKIRRGMLDDDTIFDIADLFKVFADSTRVRIMWALHESEMCVRGISKSLNISMSAASHQLKTLKDADLVASRRSGKQVYYSLCDEHIEMLLSTALAHIKEEKRWSASSRSRWTALTAPRRWRRPFPRSPGYRMLRWISRPRRCT; from the coding sequence ATGAGCGACGAAATCTGCGATTGCGAGACCGACGAGTTCGTCGGGAAGATCCGCCGCGGGATGCTGGACGACGACACGATCTTCGATATTGCCGATCTTTTCAAAGTGTTCGCGGACAGTACCCGCGTGAGGATCATGTGGGCCCTCCACGAGAGCGAGATGTGCGTCAGGGGGATCTCCAAATCCCTGAACATCTCGATGTCTGCGGCCTCCCACCAGCTGAAGACGCTGAAGGACGCCGACTTAGTGGCCTCGAGGAGGAGCGGGAAGCAGGTCTATTACTCCCTCTGCGACGAGCATATCGAGATGCTGCTCAGCACCGCCCTCGCCCACATCAAGGAGGAGAAGCGATGGAGCGCATCTTCGAGATCGAGGTGGACTGCCCTCACTGCGCCGAGAAGGTGGAGAAGGCCGTTTCCGAGGTCTCCGGGATATCGAATGCTTCGGTGGATTTCGAGACCCAGACGATGCACATAG